The Nomia melanderi isolate GNS246 unplaced genomic scaffold, iyNomMela1 scaffold0549, whole genome shotgun sequence genome includes a region encoding these proteins:
- the LOC143176446 gene encoding uncharacterized protein LOC143176446, producing MHQGNESRKILVKRQGCNARLPTRSTAQAAGLDLYVSRETLLPGGTLMPTRVPTDLSIELPNDTYGRITGRSSANMKGIHVLDGVIDPDYRGNIDMMVVNLTGEDVFLEVGQRIGQLIVELIAYPSSLKSAAWTNCRTRNAEQRDSVVLGDNRR from the coding sequence ATGCATCAAGGAAATGAATCGAGAAAAATACTCGTCAAGAGGCAAGGATGTAACGCTAGATTACCAACTCGATCGACCGCGCAAGCTGCCGGTCTGGATTTGTACGTCTCCAGAGAAACTCTACTGCCTGGTGGTACATTGATGCCGACTCGAGTACCCACCGACTTGTCCATCGAATTACCAAACGACACATACGGTCGTATCACTGGTCGTTCAAGCGCGAACATGAAAGGCATCCACGTGCTTGACGGTGTTATTGATCCAGATTATCGTGGCAATATCGACATGATGGTAGTTAACCTCACGGGCGAAGATGTGTTTCTCGAAGTGGGTCAACGTATCGGTCAATTGATCGTAGAGCTTATCGCGTATCCGTCATCGTTGAAGTCAGCAGCTTGGACGAACTGTCGGACACGCAACGCGGAACAAAGGGATTCGGTGGTTCTGGGCGATAATAGACGATAG